A window from Cryptomeria japonica unplaced genomic scaffold, Sugi_1.0 HiC_scaffold_456, whole genome shotgun sequence encodes these proteins:
- the LOC131056720 gene encoding ATP synthase subunit alpha, mitochondrial-like, with product MTNYRTDLKVDEIGRVVSVGDGIARVYGLNEIQAGEMVEFASGVKGIALNLENENVGIVVSGNDVAIKEGDLVKRTGSIVDVPVGKALPGRVVDALGVPIDGKGALQVDEGAAERRRVEAKAPGIIERKSVHEPLQTGLKAVDSLVPIGRGQRELIIGDRQTGKTAIAIDIISNQKRSHRSSGTSDSVYRVHVAIGQKRSTVAQLVQILPEADALEYSVINAATASDPAPPQFLAPYSGCAMGEYSRDNGMHALIIYDDPSKQAVAYRQMSLSLRRPPGREAFPGDVFYSHSRLSERAAKRSDQTGAGSLTALPVIETQAGDVSAYIPTNVIPITDGQICLETELFHRGIRPAINVGLPVSRVGSAAQLKAMKQVRGSSKPESAQYREVAAFAQSGSDLDAATQALSNRGARLTEVPKQPQYPPPPIEKQILVPHAAVRGFCDRMPLIQISQYERAILSGIEQQPELLHGIMEEGKLTDEIERKLNTFSKDISL from the coding sequence ATGACCAACTATAGGACCGATCTAAAGGTTGATGAGATCGGTCGAGTGGTCTCAGTCGGAGATGGGATTGCACGTGTCTATGGATTGAACGAGATTCAAGCTGGGGAAATGGTCGAATTTGCCAGCGGTGTGAAAGGAATAGCGTTGAATCTTGAGAATGAGAATGTAGGTATCGTCGTATCCGGTAACGACGTTGCCATAaaagaaggagatttggtcaagCGGACTGGATCTATTGTGGATGTCCCCGTGGGAAAGGCCCTGCCAGGTCGTGTGGTGGATGCGTTGGGAGTACCTATTGATGGAAAAGGGGCACTACAGGTCGATGAGGGCGCCGCCGAACGAAGACGTGTCGAAGCGAAAGCCCCAGGGATTATCGAACGTAAATCCGTGCACGAACCTCTGCAAACAGGGTTAAAAGCGGTGGATAGCCTGGTTCCTATAGGCCGTGGTCAACGAGAACTGATCATTGGAGACCGGCAAACTGGGAAAACCGCTATAGCTATTGATATCATATCAAACCAGAAGCGCTCCCACCGTAGTTCGGGCACCTCTGATAGTGTGTATCGCGTCCATGTAGCGATTGGGCAAAAACGCTCGACCGTGGCCCAATTGGTTCAAATTCTCCCGGAAGCGGATGCGTTGGAGTATTCCGTAATCAATGCAGCCACCGCTTCGGATCCTGCTCCTCCGCAATTTCTGGCCCCATATTCCGGGTGTGCCATGGGAGAATATTCTCGTGATAATGGAATGCACGCATTAATCATCTATGATGATCCGAGTAAACAGGCGGTGGCGTATCGACAAATGTCATTATCGCTTCGCCGCCCACCAGGCCGTGAGGCTTTCCCAGGGGATGTTTTCTATTCGCACTCCCGTCTATCGGAAAGAGCCGCAAAACGATCGGACCAGACAGGTGCGGGTAGCTTGACCGCGTTACCCGTAATCGAAACACAAGCTGGAGACGTGTCGGCCTATATCCCTACCAATGTGATCCCCATTACAGATGGACAGATTTGTCTGGAAACAGAGCTCTTCCATCGCGGAATTAGACCGGCTATTAACGTTGGCTTACCCGTCAGTCGCGTTGGGTCCGCCGCTCAGTTGAAAGCTATGAAACAAGTACGCGGTAGTTCAAAACCCGAATCGGCGCAATACCGTGAAGTGGCCGCCTTTGCTCAATCCGGGTCAGACCTTGATGCTGCGACTCAGGCACTATCAAATAGAGGTGCTAGGCTCACAGAAGTTCCGAAACAACCGCAATATCCACCACCTCCTATTGAAAAACAAATCCTAGTTCCCCATGCTGCTGTGAGAGGGTTCTGTGATCGAATGCCACTCATACAAATCTCACAATATGAAAGAGCCATTTTAAGCGGTATAGAGCAACAACCCGAATTGCTACACGGCATTATGGAAGAGGGGAAGTTAACCGACGAAATAGAGAGGAAATTGAATACTTTTTCAAAGGACATTTCGTTATGA